A region from the Chelmon rostratus isolate fCheRos1 chromosome 6, fCheRos1.pri, whole genome shotgun sequence genome encodes:
- the pgghg gene encoding protein-glucosylgalactosylhydroxylysine glucosidase, translating to MSGDSDPYIFSTDTLPTDLRFLPPLANGLLGWRVYNSIMHMGGVYNGEGGQCHRADIPCPLAVEVETEEPAQHTYSLDTHTGIFSHTLSSARVTISQSLYSHRYHPNLMAMEVLLVRQETSDKPITVKLNSSFTPKSKDIVFESGPDYKGGSHIQGKTNRAEFPGGSCPTVHLIWTPIPSTLTLSPEQSQARWGFILVVADSLDTVEATFDEGLNLMATGNLRPSHEKAWRELWLHSKLEATGSEILCKALIGCMFYLLSAFPSIHDTSSSFGGVSPGGLSNGGDGQDYWGHVFWDQDIWMYPGIALFYPKLGRAVLEYRVGTIDGAKDNAQKQGYKGLKFPWESAVSGREVCPEDIYGQQEIHINGDVALAFQHYLYLTEDLPMFTEGRGSEVVYGVADYWVSRVTWNPEDQKYHLLGVMPPDEYYYNVNNSVYTNTVAKYSLQFAVELAALLQHPAPKEWQEVAEHLKIPFDQESQYHPEYDGYIKGHPVKQADAVMLGYPLALPMSPEVRRNDLEAYEPVTDPGGPAMTWGMFAIGWLELGEAEKAHHLLEKCFKNIQGPFQVWSESSDGSGAVNFLTGMGGFLQAVLFGYTGFRVQRECLAFSPLLPKDISELCIRGVNYLGSQMDWLLRENDVCIILREQASSAGNAKPCDLQVVLKASGTKIPLTPGQPVTFPREPGCVCKLASTSSCWPF from the exons ATGTCCGGCGACTCAGACCCTTACATCTTTTCCACCGACACCCTGCCCACTGACCTCCGCTTCCTTCCTCCACTGGCCAATGGGCTTCTGGGATGGAGGGTGTACAACAGCATCATGCACATGGGTGGCGTGTATAACGGGGAGGGTGGGCAGTGCCACCGAGCAGATATCCCCTGTCCTCTGGCTGTGGAGGTTGAGACGGAGGAACCAGCCCAGCACACCTACAGCCTGGACACCCACACAG GCATTTTCAGCCACACTCTGAGCTCAGCCCGTGTGACCATCTCACAGTCTTTGTATTCACACCGATACCACCCCAACCTGATGGCGATGGAGGTCCTGTTGGTGCGTCAGGAGACTTCAGATAAGCCAATCACTGTCAAGCTGAACAGTTCGTTCACACCTAAGAGCAAAGACATTGTTTTCGAGTCTGGTCCTGATTACAAAGGAGGAAG TCACATCCAAGGAAAGACGAACAGGGCTGAGTTCCCAGGAGGTTCCTGTCCCACAGTGCACCTCATCTGGACCCCCATACCCTCCACTCTGACACTGTCTCCAgaacagagccaggctcgcTGGGGCTTCATCCTGGTTGTGGCCGACAGTTTAGACACTGTTGAGGCCACTTTCGATGAGGGCCTGAATCTGATGGCAACTGGTAACCTGCGGCCGTCTCATGAGAAGGCCTGGAGGGAACTGTGGCTGCACAGCAAGCTGGAGGCGACAGGGTCAGAGATCCTCTGCaaggctctgattggctgcatgTTCTACCTCCTCAGCGCCTTCCCCTCCATACATGACACCTCCAGCTCGTTTGGCGGTGTCAGTCCAGGTGGGTTGTCCAACGGAGGGGATGGGCAGGACTACTGGGGCCATGTTTTCTGGGACCAG GACATCTGGATGTATCCTGGCATAGCCCTTTTCTATCCCAAACTAGGCCGAGCTGTGCTGGAGTACAGGGTCGGGACTATAGATGGTGCAAAAGACAACGCCCAAAAGCAGGGCTACAAG GGACTGAAGTTTCCATGGGAGAGCGCTGTGTCAGGGAGGGAGGTGTGTCCAGAGGACATTTATGGACAACAAGAGATTCACATAAATGGAGACGTCGCCCTGGCCTTCCAACACTATCTCTACCTCACTGAG GATCTGCCCATGTTCACAGAGGGTCGGGGCAGTGAGGTGGTGTACGGTGTGGCTGATTACTGGGTTTCTAGAGTTACCTGGAATCCCGAAGACCAGAAATATCATCTCTTAG GTGTCATGCCTCCTGATGAGTATTATTACAACGTCAACAACtctgtgtacacaaacacagtggcCAAATACAG TCTCCAGTTTGCTGTAGAATTGGCTGCTCTCCTCCAACATCCTGCACCAAAGGAATGGCAAGAAGTGGCCGAACACCTCAAAATACCTTTTGACCAAGAATCTCAGTACCATCCTGAGTATGATGGCTACATTAAAG GTCATCCAGTGAAGCAGGCAGACGCAGTGATGTTGGGCTATCCTCTTGCTTTGCCAATGTCCCCAGAGGTCAGGAGAAATGACCTTGAAGCATATGAGCCAGTAACAGACCCTGGTGGTCCAGCCATGACGTGG GGTATGTTTGCCATTGGCTGGCTGGAGCtaggggaggcagagaaagcTCACCATTTACTTGAGAAGTGCTTCAAGAACATCCAGGGACCGTTCCAG GTGTGGAGTGAGTCCTCGGATGGCTCTGGTGCAGTCAACTTTCTCACTGGCATGGGAGGATTCCTGCAAGCAGTGCTGTTTGGTTATACTGGCTTCAG AGTTCAGAGGGAATGCCTGGCCTTTTCCCCACTTCTTCCCAAGGACATTTCTGAGCTGTGCATCCGTGGTGTGAACTACCTGGGCAGTCAGATGGACTGGCTGCTGAGGGAGAATGACGTTTGTATCATACTGAGGGAACAGGCGAGCAGTGCTGGCAACGCTAAGCCCTGTGATCTACAGGTTGTCCTGAAGGCATCAGGAACTAAAATCCCTCTCACGCCAG GGCAGCCAGTGACTTTTCCACGAGAGCCCGGCTGTGTTTGTAAACTGGCTTCCACATCTTCCTGCTGGCCTTTCTGA